CAGGGCGACACGGACCTGACGCTCAAGCCCACCCCGAAGGTCGCGGTCGAGATCAGAGCGGGCCACAGGAAGAAGAAGGAAGGCTTCTCGTTCGAGATCTCTTGGAGCCCGTCCGACTCGGAGAAGCTGACGATCTCCTAGCGGCACAGCCGACCGGTCGACCTCCCCGCTCCACCGCGAGCGTGACGGCGCCCCTGGTACGGGAAATGCGGACGCTTGTCGTTCGCGCCTGGCGAGACGGAACCTCGACCCTTCGCAGGAGTCCAGACGCACGGGGCGCCATCATGGCGCCCCATGATTGAGTCATCTCGCGCCTTCGGGAGGGCACGTAATGCGTTTTATTCTGCGACTGCTCCACAAGACCGAGGGCCAGGACCTGACGGAATACGGCCTCCTCGCCTGTTTCATCTCCATCGTCGCGGTCGTCACCGTTCGCAACATCGGCCCGCTGGTCGACGCCCTGTATCAAGTCGTCCAAGACGCCTTCAACTGAGTCCGAATTCGGTTCGTTCGCAGCCACGTTCTTTCTCGCTGCTCCCATAGCAGATTCGCCCTCATCGGCACGTCACGACCGCCGTGCCGCGTGCGCGTGCGCGCGCTCCTCGCCGTCGCTTGCGCCGGCATCGGCACCTGAGTAGACTTCCCAGAGATTTCCAGGACCCCTCGCGTCCCACGCTGTGGCAGCGGCCATCATCTTCGCCGGAATGGTCGGCGCCAGGACGAGGCAGAGCCGCTGCACGGCACTGCTGACGGGACCGGCTGGGTCAGGGCGTGCACGGAGCCGACGTCCGGACCGGCGTCGCGCGAAGTTGACCTCGAGATCGAGATTCGGGAGGCATCATGAGCGGGGTACGTTTGTTGGTGGGTACCCGGAAGGGAGCTTTCATCCTGACCTCGGACGGGAAGCGGGCGCGCTGGGAAGTGAGCGGCCCGCACTTTGCGGGCTGGGAGATCTACCACCTCAAGGGCTCGCCCGTGGATCCTGACCGTCTGTACGCATCGCAGACCAGCGGCTGGTTCGGCCAAGTCATCCAACGCTCCGATGATGGCGGCAAGACCTGGCACCAGCCCGGGACACCGCCCGGCGAGCCGACCACCACTCCCGACGGCATGCCCAAGGGAGAGAGCAACAAGTTCGTCTACGACACCTCGCCCGCAACCGGCAAGCCGCTCACGACGCACCAATGGTACGACGGCACGCAGCGCCCCTGGGAGTTCAAGCGCGTGTGGCACCTGGAGCCATCGCTGACCGAACCCGACACGGTGTACGCCGGCATCGAAGACGCCGCCATTTTCCGTACCACGGACGCCGGCAAGACGTGGCACGAGCTCGCCGGACTCCGCGGCCACGGCACCGGCCCGCAGTGGCAGCCGGGCGCCGGCGGGATGTGCTTGCATACCATTCTCCTCGACCCGAGCAATAGCGGCCGGCTGTATGCGGCCATCTCCGCCGCCGGCGCCTTCCGCAGCGACGACTCCGGCAAGACGTGGAAGCCCATCAACCGCGGTCTGCACTCGCGCTACATCCCCAACCCGACGGCGGAGGTCGGCCACTGCGTGCACCGCATCGCGCTGCACCGCTCGCGCCCACAAGTGCTCTACATGCAGAAGCACTGGGACGTGATGCGTAGCGACGACGCCGGAGAGACCTGGCACGAGATCAGCGGCAACCTTCCCACCGACTTCGGGTTCGTGATCGACGTGCACGCCCATGAACCGGAAACCGTCTACGTCGTCCCCATCAAGAGCGATAGCGAGCACTATCCGCTGGAGGGGAAGCTGCGCGTGTATCGGAGCCGTGCGGGCGGGAACGAGTGGGAGGCGGTGACGAAGGGGCTGCCGCAGCGCGACTGCTATGTGAACGTCCTGCGCGATTCCATGGCAGTGGATGGGCTCGAGCCTTGTGGGGTGTACTTCGGTACCACCGGCGGGCAGGTGTATGCTTCGGCGGATGGCGGCGACAGTTGGTCGGCAGCCGTCCGGGATCTCCCGGCCGTCCTATCCGTCGAGGTGCAGACACTGCGATGATCCTCGTCGTGCTGCCGCCCCACCTGCGGACGCTGGCGCGCGTCGCCGCGGAGGTACAGCTCGAGATCGAGGGGCCCGTGACCCTGCGCGCGGTCCTCGACGCGCTGGAAACACGCTACCCGATGCTGCGCGGGACCATTCGTGATCACGCCACACAGGAGCGCCGGCCGTTTCTGCGCTTCTTCGCCTGCGACCAGGACCTCTCCCTCGAGCCGCCGGATACCTCGCTCCCCGACCCGGTCGCCACGGGAAGGGAGCCTTTCCTCATCATCGGCGCCATCGCCGGCGGCTAGAGACGCGACGCCCGATCCGCCGTTCGGAATGCGAGCTGCGGGCGAACACGTCATGACGCGCCACCCTGGGTGACGAATCGCTGAGGCAAGGCTCCGATCCTACTCGCCTTCCTCGGGCCTGAGCCCGGAGATCTCCCGGGTCAACTCGGTCATTGTGTGGCGGAAGCCGAGGCGCTCGAACAGGCGCTGCGCTGGTTCGTTTCGGGCCGCCGTCCACAGCACGATGCGCGGCATGCCCCGGCTGGCGAGCCAACCGGCCGCGGCCTCGACGAGAGCGGCCGCCACGCCGGAACGGCGCGAGTTTTCGTCCACGCACACGTCGTGGATGAAGCCCGCTTCCTCGCGCAGTTCCTCCCATGACTGTGGTTCGATCGCAGCGTACACGTATCCGACGACGCGCCCCTCCAGCTCTGCCACGAGCACGACCGCGTCGCCCCGCTGGAGTTGGGTGTTGAGGAACCAGGCGTAGCCTTCCTCCGTGTCCCCGCGCGGCGCCATGAAGCGCAGCCGATCGAGTTCGTAGTGTGTCCGAAGGAGCTGCGCCCCGAGACGGCCGAGGGCGTCGAGGTCCCGCTCTGCGGCGCGGCGGATGAGCATTCCAGGTCGAGTCATGCAAACGAGGATAAGCCGGGGCTGATGATTCGGAAAGGGGGCAACAAGCCACAGGCCGGAGTCTTCTCGGTCCCATCTGCACTCATGATCCACACGTAGTAATGCTCGTCGTGCACCACGATATTCGACATGGCGGTCGGAAGTGATTCATTTCCTGGTCCTCGTGTTCTATTCACGACCTGGAGCTTGAACGCGATACCGCAGAGCTTCGGCGATATGCTGGACATCGACGTCGCTCGCGCCCTCGAGGTCGGCAATGGTGCGGGCCACGGCGAGCGCACGGTCGAAAACGCGGATGCTCATACTCCAGCGCGTCATCGCCTGGCGCAGAAACTGCATCGC
Above is a window of Candidatus Krumholzibacteriia bacterium DNA encoding:
- a CDS encoding Flp family type IVb pilin, giving the protein MRFILRLLHKTEGQDLTEYGLLACFISIVAVVTVRNIGPLVDALYQVVQDAFN
- a CDS encoding exo-alpha-sialidase; amino-acid sequence: MSGVRLLVGTRKGAFILTSDGKRARWEVSGPHFAGWEIYHLKGSPVDPDRLYASQTSGWFGQVIQRSDDGGKTWHQPGTPPGEPTTTPDGMPKGESNKFVYDTSPATGKPLTTHQWYDGTQRPWEFKRVWHLEPSLTEPDTVYAGIEDAAIFRTTDAGKTWHELAGLRGHGTGPQWQPGAGGMCLHTILLDPSNSGRLYAAISAAGAFRSDDSGKTWKPINRGLHSRYIPNPTAEVGHCVHRIALHRSRPQVLYMQKHWDVMRSDDAGETWHEISGNLPTDFGFVIDVHAHEPETVYVVPIKSDSEHYPLEGKLRVYRSRAGGNEWEAVTKGLPQRDCYVNVLRDSMAVDGLEPCGVYFGTTGGQVYASADGGDSWSAAVRDLPAVLSVEVQTLR
- a CDS encoding MoaD/ThiS family protein translates to MILVVLPPHLRTLARVAAEVQLEIEGPVTLRAVLDALETRYPMLRGTIRDHATQERRPFLRFFACDQDLSLEPPDTSLPDPVATGREPFLIIGAIAGG
- a CDS encoding GNAT family N-acetyltransferase, whose translation is MLIRRAAERDLDALGRLGAQLLRTHYELDRLRFMAPRGDTEEGYAWFLNTQLQRGDAVVLVAELEGRVVGYVYAAIEPQSWEELREEAGFIHDVCVDENSRRSGVAAALVEAAAGWLASRGMPRIVLWTAARNEPAQRLFERLGFRHTMTELTREISGLRPEEGE